atacaaacATTATTAATACACTCTATTTAACATTATTCTTACTTCCCCAATGTATCTCTTGTGATACGACACTAAACTTATACTTTATGTATTCTATTTTAATCTAGTTGAACCTAAATCCTTTATACTCAATGTATACGATCATCAATATACATAACTTAAATCATGAGTCGAGTATTATTAAAGACACACCAATAGTTTAACTCACCAAACATGAAACAACTACAGTAttagtttcctttttttttttaattacttgtttgttggtttttttttaaaaatgagagtTATTTATAGTGACTCACCTCTCACTCTCTTCAAGCAATAATCCCTACCAAAGAGAAGCTGACTTCCGTGAGAACTTCCATCAGCAACCCACCCACCCCTCTCTCTCTTGCATTCCTCCTTCATACCTGCATTGAGTTTTCTGGGTACATTTTATAAACTTCGTATTCAGTTTCTTCTGCTACTTTGTTCTATTGACTCATGTAAATTGGTTTCTCTGCTCAAATAATTAACTTTCCTGCCTAATTGTACTGCCTGTTCGTGAAGGGTTCTAATTCTAAGTAATGTAAGAGTGAAAAGCTACTTTCTTTGGTACCCCCTTTGCTTAATTCATGCCCATTTTATCTCTATTGTCATAATCATTCCTTTTTCAAGTTCTTGATAATGGGTTCTCGTTAAGTCTCTGATTCTTGCTTTCTTGATATACCCATTTGGTTGAACTTGCTTTAAAGCACTAAAAATCACTTTTTCTTGAAATGGGGTCTCGCTAAATTCGTGATTCTTGGTATTTTTGTCACCAAATAGCTTTGTCAGATAGTAATAAAGTTCTGACATGTAACTGAAAATTAGATCCCTGTCCGCTCTTTGTTCTTGTTGAAGTGCATTTTGGTGGCAACTTGTATtctctatatatatgtaatggATCTAGAGCTTTTTGGAGTCAACCGTTAATCGAAATCTCAGTAGATGGAGTACTTCAGTTCCTATCGTTAAGTCTTGATTTTTATATCAGTTATGGCTTTACTCcgttaattttatatatgaattgTGGTCCTATGGAATTCAAATAGGCAGAAATATTGTTTGGAGGTCTTTGACACATCCCTAgacatatatttttccttgCTAACTGATTCTTTTGTTCTTTCCTAACTTGTATTCTTTGTAAATCTGTTAATATGTAGAGTTAGATATATAACATCTTAGTTTATGGACCTTAATGAAGGTCAGTATACAGTTAACAGAAATGAATTAGCCAATAATCCTTTTTATCTTAAATACTCTAGTCATGATCAAGTAGGTGTTGTCTTCCTGCCCAAAGTTTTTTTCCTTTGTCTATGCAAGTTTAGTTGAATTTGGTATTGGCCTCTCGAGTCGCTTCAATTCTGTGCTAGTTTGTTGTCCTTCAAGTTTTCTTATCtgtcaaaacaaaacaaaaaagaacaaaatttcCACCCTTCATTTCGGACAAATTTTGAGTGATCATGGAAGAAACATTTGTTCCACTCCGTGGAATCAAGAATGATCTTAAGGGAAGATTGTTATGCTACAAGCAAGACTGGACTGGTGGTCTCCGTGCTGGTATCAGGTAAGCTGAACTGCAACTTAATTATCAATGAATTGGCACTCAGAAGAACTTTATTTTTCAGTAAGATTGGACTATTCTTATCCTCCTCCTGGGTGATCCCTCCTGTTCAAAAGCAACAGTGTAGTGCATTAGTAGTACTAGTAAATTACTTTATCCTCTTTACTTTTTTATGGATGCATAAAAGTTGTCTATAATGTTCTATTGCAGGATCCTAGCTCCAACGACCTACATTTTCTTTGCATCAGCAATTCCGGTTATTTCTTTTGGGGAGCAACTGGAAAGAAGCACCGGTTAGATTTGATCTTTTTCTTGTGGATAAGCTAATTGATGGTTTAGTCACTGAGATGTTTTGTCTGTCAATTGTTACTCAGATGGAAGTATAACTGCGGTGCAGACTCTTGCTTCAACAGCACTTTGTGGTGTGATCCATTCCATTGTTGGTGGACAGCCACTCCTAATACTAGGAGTAGCTGAGCCAACTGTCTTGATGTACACTTTCATGTTCAACTTTGCAAAAGATCGGAAGGATTTGGGTCCGAATCTCTTTCTAGCCTGGACAGGATGGTAACTTCTGAGCACTCTCGAACTCTTCCTAGTTCCTAGCATAATATCACCTTTTCTAACTCGGTTATTTTCAGGGTTTGTGTTTGGACCGCCTTTCTGCTTTTCTTGCTAGCCGTTCTGGGAGCGTGCTCCATAATAAACAGATTTACACGTCTGGCTGGTGAATTATTTGGCATGCTCATAGCAATGCTCTTTATGCAAGAGGCTATTAAGGTAATCAAATTTAAATATGTTGTACAATCCTAGTTTTCTGTCAATCTCCTGATCagaaaaaaacaaattgaaagCAATGCACAGTGCATCAAACCAACATaatcatgaagaacataaaaacAAAATCTTAGTTCTGGTATTGTTTTTTCTCAGAAAGTAGCAGCCGACTTCCTTTCACTATAATGGAAGCTTTATCTTTGTGAAGCTCTTAGCTAAATAACCAAATGATCTTATGAAGATAATGTCTTTTTCGAACTATTTTCAGTATTTGGTGAGGTTTGGTAGACCAATTCCCTTTTAGCATCAGTAAAGCCTATAATGACCCATTTCTAGAGTTTTTCCACAATTGGCTGGTTTACACTAAAGACCGGGTTTTCCTCCGATTTGTACAATTTTCATAACATATCGGGACAATAATTCTTAGAATAAGCATAATGCTTTTCTAAATTTCAATGCTCGTCGCAAAAACACAGGGTTTGGTGGAGGAGTTTGGCATACCCCAGAGAGAAAATCCTCGTCAGGCTGCATTCTCACCTTCTTGGCGCTTTGGAAATGGAATGTTTGCACTAGTTTTATCTTTCGGGCTTCTTCTTACCGCATTGAGGAGCCGTACAGCTAGATCCTGGCGCTATGGAACAGGTttataattcttttttactATGTGAATATTATTCTTAATATCTAATATAGTTTGTAGGTAAGCCACTTGCTAATAGTCATCAATTTAGAATGGTCATTTCCTGTTGAAACTAAAAAGGTAATTTATTAATTTGCTGACACTTCAATGTTTTTCAAAGGCTGGCTTCGAGGATTTATTGCTGACTATGGTGTCCCACTAATGGTCCTTGTTTGGACGGCTATATCTTACATACCAGCCCGTGATGTTCCACAAGGGATACCACGGAGGCTTTTCAGCCCCAATCCATGGTCACCTGGAGCTTACTCAAATTGGACAGTTATCAAGGTGTTTTCCTAAAAAAAATCCGTAGTATTTGATCAATCTCAAGATCATGGATTTaagatttgagatatttgataTCCATTTGGACTTGCATATTTTAAAACTCAAGGTGATGGGTTTTACAGGAAATGATGCATGTTCCTCCTCTATATATTGTCGGAGCATTTATCCCAGCCACAATGATTGCTGTCCTTTACTATTTCGATCACAGTGTTGCATCTCAACTTTCCCAACAAAAAGAGTTCAATCTAAAGAAACCTTCGTCGTATCATTATGACCTCCTTCTTTTGGGCTTCTTGGTATGCTGTTGGCTCTGGCTTTCTTGTTTGTTAACATCAATTTTACGTTCTAAGAGTACATTAATTATCACTTAGTAGTTCATGCAACTTCCCCTCCTCACTTTAGTGCTTCTATATTCACTAGGTCATAATATGCGGTCTTCTTGGCATTCCTCCTTCAAATGGAGTCATTCCACAGTCTCCAATGCATACGAAAAGCTTGGCCACTCTGAAACATCAGGTACTGAAATTATCTCTCAATATAGAAGTCTACACAGTTCTTCACAATTTCTAACCTTGAATATGGAAATTTACTGCCGACCTGTATTATCTTCATGTGTACACTGCTACTTTCTTGTTGAATAATGCAAGTCCAAACACCAGCTTCCTAGGCACATGTGAAATcttaattattcttttattttattgaagAGTAAGTAAATAAGGATCATGTAATCAAAACCACATGATGGTCCCAGAATGGAAAAAGATTTTTAGTTTGTCAACTATTTGTTTTCTCCTGCTTTCTTGGTTTCGAAAGGTTTCAGATCATTTTAACAGACACAAACCATTTCTTGATTGGGTAAATTTAGGATGAGATTATTCTAACTTTCTTATGCTATAGAGTATTCTAATTTTTGTACTTCTATTTGAAACAGCTTTTACGGAATAAACTTGCATCAACAGCGAGAAAAAACATTGATAAAAATGCAAATCTGGGCCAATTATATAGGAGCATGCAGGACGCTTACAATGAGATGCAGACTCCCCTTGTGTATCAAAATCCTGGCCTGGTAAATAGTGAATCATTTCCAAGTGACTACTATTAAGGTACATTGAAATGCTTATTGTTACAGTGTTCCTTCAAACAGGGGTTGAAAGAGCTAAAAGAGACCACAGTTCAACGGGCATCGAGTTCCGGTTACATAGATGCACCAGTGGATGAGACAGTCTTTGATGTGGATAAGGATATTGATGAGCTCTTACCAGTAGAAGTCAAAGAACAGCGTCTAAGTAATCTCCTTCAGGCTTTAATGGTTGGTGCGTGTGTGGCTGCTATGCCTATCTTGAAAAGGATTCCTTCTTCTGTTCTCTGGGGATACTTTGCTTTCATGGCAATAGAGAGCTTGCCGGGAAATCAGTTTTGGGAGAGGATATTATTGCTTTTCACTGCACCAGGTAGAAGATACAAGTGAGTCACTGCCCAATGCTCAGATCATATCGCAGTCCCTACTCTACCTCCCACCTTTTTTGTTCTAATATTGTTTCATAAGTTGTAGGTATGCATGTCGGATCACATCCATAGAGAGGTCTAAAGTAATTTAGACTGATTAGAATCTATCCTCATTTTCACCACGACTTCTTACATTTCCCCTTTAGGTTCTTAAATTGTACATAGAGAATGTAGTTGGTTTTGTCTATGAAATCGCTTCTGGTATACCTTTCTAATCTGCACATTTATCAGGGTCTTGGAAGATAATCATGCAACATTTGTCGAGACGGTACCTTTCAAGACAATTGCCTGGTTCACCTTGTTTCAGACAGTTTATTTGCTCCTATGTTTCGGCATAACGTGGATACCAATAGCTGGCGTTCTCTTCCCATTGTTGATCATGCTTCTTGTCCCAGTGCGCCAGTATTTGCTTCCCAAGGTTTTCAAAGGAGCACATTTACAAGATCTAGACGCTGCAGAATATGAAGAAGCCCCTGCAATAGCATACAACATGTCCTATGGAGTAAGTTGTCAAAAGCTTTCTACATTGTTCagcttttaaaaagaaattctcTTTTTATCCTCATCAGTCTTTAGATAACGCTTACCACTAACTATTAATCAGAATACGAGATTTGGCCTAGGAAAGTTGGGAATGAAAAGGTTTTAGATGGAAATATATGATAGAAACTGTCCTGATATCATCTTCTTAATCCTATGATTTCTGCACTTGCAGGATCAAGATCCTCAGGCTAGACCTGCCTGCATTGATAGTAGTGAGCTTCTTGATGATATGATCACAAGAAGCCGTGGGGAGATCCGGCGTTCATGCAGCCCAAGAGTAACTAGTTCAAGTCCCACCTCACTTGAGGAAATCAAGTCAACGCACAGCCCACAGCTAGCTCAAAGGGCTTATAGTCCAAGAATCAATGTACTAAGAGGAGAAAGGAGCCCCAGATTGAATGGCAAGGGACTTGAAATAAAGCAAACTCCCAGCCCTCAGCCATCTAAACTTGGTCAAAATAGTCGTGGTCCGTCTTCCACCTAGTATTAACTAATATTGTGGTGAAATTAGAGTCTGTAGTTGTTCTCGAGAGGTCTTGTCTAAGTATGTGATTAATCTTTCCCTAGGCATCTGTTTCCTTGTTTGTGTGTCTTGCTGGTCTTTAACAATGTATACTGTTTTATTTGTGTTGTATTCTTGTATGCAAATCAAAATACTCTGGGCAGAGTATAGACAAACCATTATATCAATGAATAAAAGAGTGGAAATTTAATAAAGTACAGCTGCTTTTTGTCAAAGCTTATCAACTACTACTAGCTTTTAACAGTTCTTCTGTTACTGCATTGTGTTTCATCTGCATCTGCATTAATCTTTTTTGCTATTGCCCAAACAATAAACTCTCAACTTTTGTTAATGCTTGTCCTTCAAATAACAGTGAAGTGTATCATATCACCTTCCATGTATCACCTACATAAATTGCATATTATTAGCTGCTCTAAAACTAGGCCGTTTTGTTGGTGAAGTAAAGATAATAATCATAGCATATAAATAGTGGAATAAGTTATCTTATATAGAACTAAAATaattgtataaaatatttttgtctaTCTCATCCCGCCAACTAATCTACCCCAAAGGTTTATCAGATAAGTATAATAATGACAAGCTAAGCTCACTTTATGCAAGTTGGTCAATTGGCTAAGGGGATGAATAACCTAGTGGAATGTATACAAGTCCTTCCACTATTATCTGCAGCTTGTAGTTATTATTCTAATATGTTAAAAAGCAAGTAAGTATCTTGTCAAATCTGAATGGAgacaaaaatatgaaataatggtTGATGTTTTTCCATCTATCTAAATTTTGAAGGACAAAATGAAATGCGTGCAAGTCTTGCCTACCCAGCTCCATGTAAAACTTTGGGGGAGATAAAGATTTTATGACCACTTCTGGACCCCTTTGGATCATAGAAAAGATCTCTTAAAACTGATTTTGTAATTAGTCTTTTTCGTTAACAGATCTTAAGTGTCAAAAAAGCAGTCTAGAGGTGGTCTGCATTGATActttttctatttaattatcTCTGTCAATTAAagcaattacatgattttaaaactcaaaagaATATAAAATAAGTATATGCTTACAATCGAATCATGATGTCAAGATACTGAGCATTCCAATTTAATGTCAAAATCAACATGCGCATGATTTAGATATCACTTGGAGAAGATTTTATTAGGTATACTTACTataatagattaaaaatatttttaaaaaaaaacaaaaaggaggagaaaaaggatgtgatgagataaataaataaaaaatcttggTGCGAAACACTTTTCTTTTCAATAGGGGGAGTCGGGTCCCCATAGCCAAATGAACATGACTAAATATATACTTGCGTGTTGCACCAAAGTTTATGCCAAAAATGCATGACATGcgtttgaaaataaattttatcacTTAATCATATGATTACTTAATATACATTCTCACTCTCACAGCCTAATTTAATCATCAATCATGAAAAATTAATATGATTTGATGTGAATATGAAGTATATATGAGCAGTGGCGTATTAAAAGGTTAAAAAGTAGACATACGAAATAGTCAAAGGAGGTTTAACGTCTattatatgaaaagaaaagtcaaaaaggTTGGTAGGCATAGCCACTTTTgttgaaaaagaaaagtaacgCGTAGAAGAAAGCTTTGTTGAAATACAAAACGCGTAAATTTCTTTTACGCGTTTTGTTcctcttataaatagagggcctaatgccctcatttatatcatcacagaaagagagagtaaaaatacaaagagagttatacaccaagataaatattgtagtcttgtgtgtcctctttagtagttgttccttttacaagagagaaatgttaattgttgttttctccttgtatttgagagctgtgtacttcatattaaaatagtgagatccttctaccccgtggtttttcccctctatcagttagagggtttccacgtaaaattctggtgtccaatttattttcatattaattgtcatatcaaactttagttgtggtgcttccttccCCCAacattatatataataaacaattatttttaccatatataaataatataattttctaccCAAGGGAATTAAGGTGGCTCCGCCCCTGTATATGAGAGAGTTTTTTTTCCTCGATTCCTCACTTTGTATTCCTCTCCACCATTTTTCCGCCcccattttttaaataaaaggcCAATTCAACAACGACGACTTTGAGATCACACGTTTCGAATTCATAACACTATACTTCAATTTGTTGCCTGTAACAAGTTGCCCCGTGACAGAAAACAGAATAGGCAcataattaaattaaacaaCAAAGAGAGCAACTTGGCACAAGTAATCTTTGATAAATTAGGACGTGATATGTCACGTTCatgtaattataaaaaaaaagtaaggaaGTATCTGAATGTGAAAGCAAAagtatgaaataattaatactCCTAAATTAATactatcaaaaatgaaaagcaTCCTTCAAAACGTGTGGTTTCGTACATTACATTGGTGGCACCAATTTGATCACAACTTGTGAGTTAATCACtttctttaaaagaaaaaagccGTCTAATACACAAAACATATCCCACGGATAAGTCTTTGTATGTGATCAGTGGCGGAGCTAGAATTTTCaataaagaaattcaaaatcgaaagaagtagacacacgaactagccgaaggggttcaacatctactatttatacataaaaaattattttaactatatataaatagtataattttttgtcGAAGGAGATTCAAATGAACCCCTAGCCAACTTGTATGTGATAAGACAATATATCCTTACTCTAATGCTGaaagcaaaataagaagaaataaatTACATTGATATTTTAAAGAATCTTGTACATTACTAGtgtattttaattgtttttttcaaACTTATTTCACATGCTTGTATTGCAGATGAGTCAAAATGAACTCAGCAACCCAATATATAAGGTGAGCCCAAAGGTGGCCCAATAGGGCCATTGACCCGTTCATGCAACTTGGATGTACATTTACAGGCCAAAAAGATTAGTATTTCGTGTCAAATTTTTTGAGAAACTTATAGAAATCTCACTAATTTATAAGCTAATTACTTAAATACACTGTAGTTTGCAAGATTACAAATGTTACTAGATTTCGGTGCGTCCATTTACTTATATCTCGGGATACATGAGATCAAAAATGGGTATAATTATCCAAGTGTATTTGCATTTATCTGGGATACATAGACAAATATCGCCCGCCCCCCTCGACTCCCTCCCATCACGCTCACCACTCTCCTATGTATCCGGTATTCCACATACATGCGAATcacatcatatacatataaatatatgtatctagtgtgattcgtATGTATCTATGATACATGACTATTTCGCTCGCTTCCCTCCTCATCTCGTTCACCTCCCTCCCTTTTTAATATACCTGAtagcaaaaatacatgtatttagGTATATCTTCT
This Solanum dulcamara chromosome 8, daSolDulc1.2, whole genome shotgun sequence DNA region includes the following protein-coding sequences:
- the LOC129899073 gene encoding probable boron transporter 2, whose amino-acid sequence is MEETFVPLRGIKNDLKGRLLCYKQDWTGGLRAGIRILAPTTYIFFASAIPVISFGEQLERSTDGSITAVQTLASTALCGVIHSIVGGQPLLILGVAEPTVLMYTFMFNFAKDRKDLGPNLFLAWTGWVCVWTAFLLFLLAVLGACSIINRFTRLAGELFGMLIAMLFMQEAIKGLVEEFGIPQRENPRQAAFSPSWRFGNGMFALVLSFGLLLTALRSRTARSWRYGTGWLRGFIADYGVPLMVLVWTAISYIPARDVPQGIPRRLFSPNPWSPGAYSNWTVIKEMMHVPPLYIVGAFIPATMIAVLYYFDHSVASQLSQQKEFNLKKPSSYHYDLLLLGFLVIICGLLGIPPSNGVIPQSPMHTKSLATLKHQLLRNKLASTARKNIDKNANLGQLYRSMQDAYNEMQTPLVYQNPGLGLKELKETTVQRASSSGYIDAPVDETVFDVDKDIDELLPVEVKEQRLSNLLQALMVGACVAAMPILKRIPSSVLWGYFAFMAIESLPGNQFWERILLLFTAPGRRYKVLEDNHATFVETVPFKTIAWFTLFQTVYLLLCFGITWIPIAGVLFPLLIMLLVPVRQYLLPKVFKGAHLQDLDAAEYEEAPAIAYNMSYGDQDPQARPACIDSSELLDDMITRSRGEIRRSCSPRVTSSSPTSLEEIKSTHSPQLAQRAYSPRINVLRGERSPRLNGKGLEIKQTPSPQPSKLGQNSRGPSST